Proteins from a genomic interval of Alteromonas macleodii ATCC 27126:
- a CDS encoding carbon starvation protein A — protein MQSIAIVILGIIGMLLGWFVYSKFIASRIFKLDDSFVTPAHTMKDGVDYVPTNKVVLWGHHFTSVAGAAPIVGPAIAVYWGWVPAVLWVVFGTILFAGVHDMGALWASARHKGKSMGALSETVIGKRSRSLFMIVIFLVLLMVNAVFGVVIANSFVSQPNAVFPAWMAIAVALVIGQLLKRNFSLIPLCIVGIIVLYASVYAGSYIPLSLPETMFGLADKANWIIILFIYAAIASLLPVWMLLQPRDFINGMQLLVGLFLLYGAVFFAMPDITAPAFNAQTAVDSPSLIPLLFVTIACGAVSGFHGIVSSGTSSKQLDKETDARFVGYLGAVGEGSLALITIVAVSGVAFAASPEEWHEVYSHLGAGSVGAFITGGANLIQQGWGLPVDFSSTILAVMVVLFAGTTMDSGVRLQRYIIQEWGDIYSIGALKNGVVATLVAVGCCLLLAFGAGGASGSGGMIIWPLFGSTNQILASLTLLVISVMLIKLGRPAKYTLIPMVFVLIMAFFAGLIKLKEYYVEGNYLLVFLDAVVLIVSVLVMLEAFSVVSKLKKESKLKKEQANG, from the coding sequence ATTGTTATACTGGGCATCATCGGAATGTTGCTCGGCTGGTTCGTATATTCGAAGTTTATTGCGAGCCGTATATTTAAGTTGGATGATAGTTTTGTAACACCAGCCCATACAATGAAAGATGGGGTGGACTATGTTCCCACCAATAAAGTTGTATTGTGGGGGCACCATTTCACTTCCGTGGCGGGGGCAGCACCCATCGTAGGTCCAGCGATTGCTGTCTACTGGGGATGGGTTCCTGCGGTACTTTGGGTTGTGTTCGGTACGATATTGTTTGCCGGTGTGCACGATATGGGCGCCTTATGGGCCAGCGCTCGCCACAAAGGCAAATCAATGGGCGCGCTGTCTGAGACCGTCATCGGAAAACGCTCTCGTTCACTATTTATGATAGTGATCTTCCTAGTACTCTTAATGGTTAACGCGGTATTTGGCGTGGTTATCGCGAACTCTTTTGTCTCCCAACCCAATGCGGTATTCCCAGCTTGGATGGCAATCGCAGTTGCATTAGTCATAGGTCAATTGCTTAAACGTAATTTCAGCCTCATACCCTTGTGTATTGTGGGGATTATTGTGCTTTACGCATCGGTGTATGCGGGCAGCTATATCCCACTAAGTCTGCCGGAAACCATGTTTGGTTTAGCAGATAAAGCAAACTGGATCATTATCTTATTTATTTACGCCGCTATTGCATCGCTGTTACCAGTTTGGATGCTGTTACAGCCTCGTGATTTCATTAACGGTATGCAGTTACTTGTTGGCTTGTTCCTGCTTTATGGTGCTGTGTTCTTTGCTATGCCGGATATCACGGCGCCAGCGTTTAACGCTCAAACCGCTGTCGATTCTCCAAGTCTTATCCCGCTGTTGTTCGTTACTATAGCGTGTGGCGCTGTTTCTGGTTTTCACGGTATTGTGTCTTCAGGTACCAGCTCTAAGCAGCTAGACAAAGAGACCGATGCACGCTTTGTTGGTTACCTAGGCGCGGTCGGTGAAGGTTCACTGGCACTTATTACCATTGTTGCTGTGAGCGGCGTTGCGTTTGCAGCTTCTCCCGAAGAATGGCACGAAGTATACAGCCACTTGGGTGCGGGTAGCGTGGGTGCATTTATCACTGGTGGTGCGAACCTAATTCAGCAGGGTTGGGGGTTGCCGGTAGATTTCTCGTCAACGATCCTTGCGGTAATGGTTGTTCTATTTGCTGGCACCACCATGGATTCGGGCGTGCGTCTGCAGCGCTACATAATCCAAGAATGGGGCGATATCTATTCAATTGGTGCACTTAAGAACGGCGTGGTTGCAACGCTCGTAGCTGTTGGATGTTGTTTATTGCTGGCCTTCGGTGCAGGTGGTGCGTCAGGCAGTGGCGGTATGATTATTTGGCCGTTATTCGGTTCTACTAACCAGATACTAGCCAGTTTAACCCTGTTAGTAATCTCGGTTATGCTGATTAAATTAGGTCGACCAGCGAAATATACGCTGATTCCAATGGTGTTTGTACTGATTATGGCCTTCTTTGCTGGGCTTATTAAACTTAAAGAATACTACGTTGAAGGTAACTATCTATTGGTATTCTTAGACGCAGTAGTACTTATTGTGTCTGTGCTTGTTATGCTTGAAGCTTTTTCTGTGGTGTCAAAACTCAAAAAGGAATCGAAGCTTAAAAAAGAGCAAGCCAACGGATAA
- a CDS encoding CNNM domain-containing protein, with the protein MLLLIVYVFIALGFSFLCSIAEAVILSVSSAYISVLEKEGKASGALLRKQTDNINTPLSAILTLNTIAHTMGAAGAGAQAAAVFGDAYLGVISAVLTLLILIFSEIIPKTLGATYWRTLAPVTAYFLKYLSIVLMPFVKMSELMTKGFKEDSPLRGLSRSELHAMAELSGQEGQLANHEAAFLQSLLSLHELKVKDAITHRTALFKVSESMTVEGFFHKHANIEFSRIPVFEDSDSENITGFVMRSDLLVAQARGNTDKPLSEYAKDMVTVLNTMPLSVTFEHFINKHVHMLLVVDEYGGLEGVLTLEDLLERLLGVDIVDEKDTTVSMRRLAKMMMKRKEQMMIKNVPDASLESSSKK; encoded by the coding sequence ATGCTTTTACTTATTGTGTACGTCTTCATTGCACTGGGCTTTTCTTTTTTGTGCTCCATTGCAGAGGCTGTGATTCTGAGTGTTTCGTCCGCTTATATCTCTGTGTTAGAGAAAGAGGGCAAAGCCAGTGGTGCGCTACTACGTAAGCAAACCGATAATATAAATACGCCTTTATCAGCAATATTAACGCTGAACACTATTGCTCATACAATGGGGGCTGCCGGGGCAGGTGCGCAAGCGGCAGCAGTATTTGGTGACGCCTATCTAGGCGTTATTTCAGCAGTCCTTACACTCCTTATTCTTATTTTTTCTGAGATTATCCCTAAAACACTTGGTGCAACCTATTGGCGAACACTAGCGCCAGTAACCGCATATTTTCTTAAATACCTTTCAATTGTACTTATGCCGTTCGTTAAAATGTCTGAGCTAATGACGAAAGGCTTTAAAGAAGACAGCCCACTTCGCGGGTTAAGCCGCAGTGAGCTACACGCCATGGCAGAGTTGTCGGGGCAAGAAGGTCAGCTAGCGAATCACGAAGCGGCGTTTCTGCAAAGCTTGTTAAGTTTGCACGAGCTGAAAGTGAAAGATGCGATTACCCACCGCACGGCGCTATTTAAAGTGTCGGAGTCGATGACGGTAGAAGGCTTTTTCCACAAGCACGCCAATATAGAATTTTCTCGTATCCCTGTGTTTGAAGACAGCGACTCAGAAAACATTACCGGCTTTGTGATGCGTTCTGATTTATTGGTGGCACAAGCCAGAGGTAACACTGATAAGCCGCTTTCTGAATACGCAAAAGATATGGTTACCGTGTTAAACACTATGCCGCTGTCAGTCACCTTCGAGCACTTCATCAATAAGCACGTGCATATGTTGCTGGTGGTTGACGAGTACGGCGGTTTAGAAGGGGTGCTTACGCTAGAAGACCTGCTCGAACGCTTGTTAGGTGTCGATATCGTAGATGAAAAAGACACCACGGTGAGCATGCGTAGGCTTGCCAAGATGATGATGAAACGCAAAGAACAAATGATGATCAAAAACGTACCCGATGCGTCGCTTGAGAGTTCGTCTAAAAAGTAG
- a CDS encoding ABC transporter ATP-binding protein, protein MKALDIKGLTKTYKGGVQALKGVDLTVQEGDFFALLGPNGAGKSTTIGIISSLVNQTNGSVSVFGYDLTTQKEQAKACIGLVPQEFNFNQFETVLQIVLNQAGYYGVPRSIAKERAKKYLAQLDLWEKRDARARELSGGMKRRLMIARALMHEPKLLILDEPTAGVDIEIRRSMWGFLEEINRQGITIILTTHYLEEAEMLCRNIAIINKGTIVENTSMKALLSKLSLETFVLDIKIPDGMTTTDDLLTGFEHRLIDDHTLEVDVEKTEGLNPVFTQLSEKGIQVMSMRNKSNRLEELFVRLVESAKQAG, encoded by the coding sequence ATGAAAGCGTTGGACATTAAAGGGTTAACCAAAACCTACAAAGGTGGCGTACAGGCACTAAAAGGCGTCGACCTTACAGTACAAGAAGGAGACTTCTTTGCATTACTTGGCCCAAATGGGGCGGGTAAATCTACCACTATTGGTATTATCAGTTCACTTGTAAACCAAACCAATGGCAGTGTGTCGGTGTTTGGTTATGACCTCACAACGCAAAAAGAGCAAGCCAAAGCCTGCATTGGTCTGGTGCCACAAGAGTTCAATTTCAACCAATTTGAAACTGTACTGCAAATTGTATTGAATCAGGCAGGTTACTACGGCGTACCGCGCAGTATTGCGAAAGAGCGTGCTAAAAAATACCTTGCTCAGCTCGACCTGTGGGAAAAACGCGATGCCCGCGCGCGTGAGCTATCGGGTGGTATGAAGCGAAGACTGATGATTGCTCGAGCACTCATGCATGAGCCGAAATTGCTTATTTTAGATGAGCCAACCGCGGGCGTAGATATTGAAATTCGCCGCTCTATGTGGGGTTTCTTAGAAGAGATTAACCGTCAGGGGATCACGATTATCCTCACTACCCACTATCTTGAAGAAGCAGAAATGCTGTGTCGCAATATCGCCATTATTAACAAGGGCACCATTGTCGAGAACACCAGCATGAAAGCTTTATTGTCTAAACTAAGCCTAGAAACCTTTGTGTTGGATATCAAAATTCCAGATGGCATGACGACGACAGATGACCTACTAACGGGCTTTGAACACCGTTTGATTGACGACCATACCCTTGAAGTTGATGTTGAGAAAACGGAAGGATTGAACCCGGTTTTCACCCAGCTAAGTGAAAAGGGTATTCAAGTAATGAGCATGCGCAATAAATCAAATCGCCTTGAAGAGCTATTTGTGCGTTTAGTTGAATCAGCGAAGCAAGCTGGCTAA
- a CDS encoding energy transducer TonB: MEKAVRTEYSAQEGIVKRIQPSLVLAALLATGFTASAAAQELSIPCDDLEEKALAESKADEVERISAFTPATPLKRVDPRYPSQAIRKGREGWVRLSYVIDEEGRVKDPVVEDFFGSPSFKRSALSAVKKWQYNPAIKDGEPTQQCHQAVQMDFAISGKSGATRKFIKAYKDAEERFNAGDVDAADEALKELLGWDTLNRYENTWLLNLESHIASKQGDVEREAQSLTRLLASNGSKRFNNMVFNEDYVAYALQRKIILDAQRGYYAEALKSYTTLQDMEAQETRIGEIAPLISQIEESIASEQNLTVPVTIGSDGNWFHTLVRSKFAFGNILGELDTVEVRCDTHREKFTVAEAHVWQIPSSWGQCQVMVKGDSETKFDLIEVAKG, from the coding sequence ATGGAAAAAGCAGTAAGAACAGAATATTCAGCCCAGGAAGGCATTGTTAAGCGAATCCAACCGTCGCTCGTTTTAGCGGCTTTGCTCGCTACAGGTTTCACGGCAAGTGCAGCTGCACAGGAACTGAGTATCCCATGTGATGATCTTGAAGAAAAAGCGCTCGCTGAATCGAAAGCTGATGAAGTAGAGCGCATAAGCGCATTTACACCAGCGACGCCTTTGAAACGTGTCGATCCTAGATACCCATCTCAAGCCATTAGAAAAGGCCGAGAAGGTTGGGTTAGGCTAAGCTACGTTATCGACGAAGAAGGCAGAGTGAAAGACCCTGTTGTAGAAGACTTCTTTGGAAGCCCTTCGTTCAAACGCAGTGCACTGTCAGCGGTTAAGAAATGGCAGTATAACCCCGCGATCAAAGATGGCGAACCTACCCAGCAGTGTCATCAAGCAGTCCAAATGGATTTCGCTATAAGCGGAAAAAGCGGTGCCACACGCAAATTTATTAAAGCTTATAAAGACGCAGAAGAGCGCTTTAATGCGGGTGATGTTGACGCGGCTGATGAAGCACTTAAAGAGCTTCTAGGCTGGGATACGCTAAACCGCTATGAAAATACGTGGTTGCTAAACTTGGAGTCTCATATAGCGAGCAAACAAGGCGACGTAGAGAGGGAAGCGCAAAGCCTAACGCGATTACTTGCCAGCAACGGTAGTAAGCGCTTCAATAACATGGTGTTTAATGAAGATTATGTGGCATACGCCCTTCAGAGAAAAATCATACTCGATGCTCAGCGTGGGTATTATGCAGAAGCATTAAAATCCTACACCACACTTCAAGACATGGAAGCGCAAGAAACGCGTATTGGCGAGATCGCGCCGCTAATTAGTCAGATTGAAGAATCTATTGCATCTGAGCAAAACTTAACCGTGCCCGTAACGATAGGAAGTGATGGGAATTGGTTCCACACTCTTGTGCGAAGTAAGTTTGCTTTTGGCAACATCCTAGGCGAACTTGATACCGTTGAAGTCCGTTGTGATACTCATCGAGAAAAATTCACGGTTGCCGAAGCGCATGTTTGGCAAATTCCAAGCTCTTGGGGACAGTGTCAGGTGATGGTGAAAGGTGACAGCGAAACAAAATTTGATTTAATTGAAGTGGCGAAAGGGTAG
- the pdsR gene encoding proteobacterial dedicated sortase system response regulator: MPKTIALVEDDAAIRENYIMALKAQGYSVNAYEDRPSAAEAFNHTLPDLAIIDIGLKDEIEGGFMLCQQLRGLSQTLPIIFFTARDNDVDTISGLRMGADDYLTKDISMAHLLARIAALFRRTDLLAAPTEQKDELKVGDLKVDVSRMTVSWQNQPVLLTVTEFWMLHALIKRPGHVKSRQQLMDESRMVVDDTTITSHIKRMRKKFVQLDPNFDHIDTVYGMGYRWQL, translated from the coding sequence ATGCCAAAGACAATTGCATTAGTGGAAGATGACGCGGCCATTCGCGAAAATTACATTATGGCGCTTAAAGCGCAGGGCTATAGCGTGAATGCCTATGAGGACAGGCCTTCTGCTGCTGAAGCGTTTAACCACACCTTACCCGACTTAGCCATTATCGATATTGGTTTGAAAGATGAAATTGAAGGGGGCTTTATGCTGTGTCAGCAACTGCGAGGCCTATCACAAACCCTACCTATCATCTTTTTTACTGCACGAGATAACGATGTAGATACTATCAGCGGCCTTAGAATGGGCGCGGACGATTACCTGACTAAAGATATCAGCATGGCTCACCTGCTTGCGCGAATTGCAGCCTTGTTCAGGCGTACAGATTTACTTGCCGCTCCAACAGAGCAAAAAGATGAGCTAAAAGTGGGCGACTTAAAAGTAGACGTGTCCAGAATGACGGTAAGCTGGCAGAACCAGCCCGTTTTGTTAACGGTAACAGAGTTTTGGATGCTGCATGCGCTCATTAAGCGCCCTGGTCATGTGAAAAGCCGCCAACAGCTAATGGATGAGTCCAGAATGGTGGTAGACGACACCACCATTACTTCGCATATCAAACGTATGCGTAAAAAGTTTGTGCAGCTTGACCCTAACTTCGATCATATCGACACCGTGTACGGCATGGGATATCGCTGGCAGCTGTAG
- a CDS encoding methylamine utilization protein, which translates to MQKNNTLLIKSMSFALSIFFTSHRRASTFNITSFITGTFTSSALLLAGVTLSWAHAADTSLSATPSISIYVSDANGEPVKDMVLTLTPNFTLASTPQREEEPAIMNQIDKQFAPHVLVVQSGTDISFPNADNLFHHVYSFSPTKQFELKLYKEFTAEPLRFEQAGIVDIGCNIHDWMLGYIVVTDSPFFAKTDEEGVMNVSLPVGEYSVMTWHPQQPDVKLFNSATLHITNSQEYKFVLDAVFSDDDFDEGFGDY; encoded by the coding sequence ATGCAAAAAAACAACACGTTATTGATTAAATCCATGTCATTTGCGCTTTCTATTTTCTTTACTTCTCATCGAAGGGCGAGCACGTTCAACATAACCAGTTTTATCACAGGTACATTCACATCGAGCGCTCTCTTACTAGCCGGCGTTACCCTTTCATGGGCACATGCCGCTGATACATCCTTATCAGCAACGCCAAGCATTTCGATATACGTTAGCGACGCCAATGGGGAGCCTGTGAAAGATATGGTGTTAACCCTAACGCCTAACTTTACGCTTGCATCAACACCACAGCGTGAAGAAGAGCCCGCCATAATGAATCAAATCGATAAACAATTTGCGCCTCACGTGCTTGTTGTTCAATCAGGCACAGATATTTCGTTTCCAAACGCAGATAATCTTTTTCATCACGTGTATTCTTTTTCGCCTACAAAACAGTTTGAGCTAAAACTCTATAAAGAGTTTACCGCTGAACCGCTTCGCTTTGAGCAAGCTGGTATTGTAGATATTGGCTGCAATATTCACGACTGGATGCTGGGCTATATTGTGGTAACCGACAGTCCATTTTTCGCAAAAACCGATGAAGAAGGCGTAATGAATGTTTCACTTCCGGTGGGCGAGTACAGTGTTATGACCTGGCACCCGCAGCAACCTGATGTGAAACTATTTAACAGCGCAACATTGCATATCACCAACTCACAAGAATACAAATTTGTTCTTGATGCAGTTTTCAGTGACGATGACTTCGACGAAGGATTTGGCGATTATTAA
- a CDS encoding SO_0444 family Cu/Zn efflux transporter yields the protein MSDIILLGQNFLALFVESAPWLLLGLLVAGIMHELVPVSFLEKHMGSSSFGSITKAAVIGAPLPLCSCGVIPAALGLRRSGASKSSTISFLVSTPETGVDSVSVSYALLGPLYAIVRPIAAITSAIYAGLMVRFFAEAEEAQQRQSDVTQSSCCGSKQAPKSEPQIQASTSCCASEKTHAHNHESTDKPKHESSPSKITSVLSYASGKLLEDIVIWLLIGLALAAAIKTWVPTDFLTQWGDGVVAMLVMALIGIPMYICATASTPLAVGFLAAGLSPGAVLVFLMAGPATNVSTMGMIKQEMGTRTLVLYLFSVISASIGFGYALNYLVSSLSLDSMIKTQSRVHEHGADVQVIYGLCAILLAGLMLRLGLKKLQQHRHNQEQHSACCG from the coding sequence GTGTCAGATATCATTTTACTTGGACAAAATTTCCTAGCACTTTTCGTTGAATCCGCGCCTTGGTTACTTCTCGGTTTGCTGGTGGCGGGTATCATGCACGAATTGGTACCCGTTTCGTTTTTGGAAAAGCACATGGGAAGCTCATCGTTTGGCTCAATTACAAAGGCCGCGGTTATTGGTGCGCCTTTACCTCTGTGCTCTTGCGGCGTTATCCCAGCGGCACTTGGGCTTAGGCGTAGCGGTGCATCTAAATCTTCCACTATCTCGTTTTTAGTGTCTACGCCCGAGACTGGCGTAGACAGTGTTTCTGTGTCCTACGCATTGCTTGGACCGTTGTATGCCATTGTTAGACCCATCGCGGCCATTACAAGCGCTATTTATGCTGGATTGATGGTGCGTTTTTTCGCAGAAGCAGAAGAGGCTCAACAACGACAATCTGACGTGACGCAGTCATCGTGCTGTGGTTCAAAGCAAGCACCTAAATCAGAGCCGCAAATACAGGCCAGCACGTCCTGTTGTGCAAGCGAAAAAACACATGCTCATAACCACGAAAGCACAGACAAGCCCAAACACGAGTCTTCGCCTTCGAAAATCACAAGCGTGCTTTCATATGCCAGTGGCAAGTTACTTGAAGACATTGTGATATGGTTATTAATTGGATTAGCACTTGCCGCGGCAATTAAAACGTGGGTACCCACCGACTTTTTAACGCAATGGGGTGATGGCGTGGTCGCCATGCTAGTGATGGCGCTAATCGGCATTCCTATGTACATATGTGCTACAGCATCAACGCCACTCGCGGTTGGGTTTCTTGCGGCGGGGCTATCGCCCGGTGCTGTTTTAGTGTTTTTAATGGCGGGACCCGCCACTAACGTATCAACGATGGGAATGATCAAACAAGAAATGGGTACGCGAACGTTAGTGCTTTACCTTTTCAGTGTTATCTCTGCGAGTATTGGTTTTGGTTACGCACTGAACTACCTAGTATCTTCGCTTTCGTTAGACTCCATGATCAAAACCCAAAGCCGTGTTCATGAGCACGGTGCAGACGTTCAGGTGATTTATGGGCTATGCGCGATTTTATTGGCGGGGTTGATGTTAAGGCTGGGTCTGAAAAAGCTGCAGCAACACCGTCATAACCAAGAGCAACATTCGGCGTGCTGCGGCTAA
- the pdsS gene encoding proteobacterial dedicated sortase system histidine kinase encodes MGFRFSIRLQLMVLSLFLFTIPYLGYNYVWELEQYLRNGQEQTMIGTARAVATALHERPALFDSQSAYLQDVRPGTDLYAPPIPSPIRLDGELNDWQQVSELMSEYGSGEVIEYYNGYAGEPTSLSFKHMVGRYGQFLYAMFEVSDDVLLWRQPNSLSVETGDHLLVGMETPQGELARYVVAPYESGWVNAYKLADNTTTTRAVENALSIQGRWQETATGYNIELRFPLSMTTGGLAFSIVDVDDRASRLKQYALGTANTKELAELGTVITPSPEIERILAGLKYADSRVWVVDKHKRVLARAGDIQSATGIEVDEKETSSNAIWHWVESEWLLPLYYQILTRPPADFIDELDDAYALVGQDLGTALNGQPDSLWRLSPDNKAIVLSAAYPIFIEGNVMGAVIVEQTTNGIRTLRNRALEQLFHVILAVMTMGTLGLLLFATRISNRIRSLRDNTEAVIDDNGKIIGTLPVSNQRDEIGDLSRSFADVLSRLQQYNSYLENMASRLSHELRTPIAVVKSSLDMLTQVNDADQQAVFVERAQSGVNRLSTILNSMSEATRLEQAIQQEDLEPFDLVKVISGCIAGYEHAYSHRRFSFTHNTDTARILGSPELTAQMFDKIIANAVDFSEKESEIQVSITVKDKQAELTISNTGPLLPEGMRSQLLQSMVSVRKENDVQNASSPHLGLGLYIANIIMTFHRGQLSLFNRKDSTGVVVSARFPLM; translated from the coding sequence ATGGGATTTCGCTTTTCAATACGCCTTCAGCTTATGGTGCTGTCGCTGTTCTTATTCACCATACCCTACTTAGGTTATAACTATGTGTGGGAGCTTGAGCAGTATCTGCGAAACGGTCAAGAACAAACCATGATTGGCACGGCACGAGCTGTTGCCACTGCCCTTCACGAGCGTCCCGCTTTATTTGATAGCCAATCAGCGTATCTTCAAGACGTGCGCCCCGGAACAGATCTTTACGCGCCACCTATCCCGTCCCCCATTCGACTGGATGGCGAACTTAACGACTGGCAGCAAGTCAGCGAGTTAATGAGTGAGTATGGCAGTGGCGAAGTTATTGAGTACTACAATGGCTACGCGGGAGAACCCACTAGCTTATCGTTTAAGCATATGGTGGGGCGCTACGGTCAATTTCTGTATGCCATGTTTGAAGTCAGTGATGACGTGCTGCTGTGGCGACAACCCAATAGTTTAAGCGTGGAGACTGGCGACCACTTACTTGTGGGCATGGAAACTCCACAGGGAGAATTAGCAAGGTATGTTGTCGCCCCTTATGAAAGTGGCTGGGTAAATGCGTACAAGCTCGCAGATAACACAACGACAACTCGGGCGGTAGAGAACGCGCTCTCTATTCAAGGCCGATGGCAAGAGACTGCCACGGGCTACAACATTGAACTGCGCTTTCCGCTATCAATGACCACAGGCGGCTTAGCATTTTCAATTGTCGATGTGGACGACAGGGCAAGTCGATTGAAGCAGTACGCGTTAGGTACGGCGAATACAAAAGAGCTCGCTGAATTAGGTACTGTTATCACTCCTTCCCCTGAAATTGAGCGCATTCTGGCAGGTTTAAAATATGCCGATTCACGGGTTTGGGTTGTAGATAAGCACAAGCGGGTACTCGCCCGCGCTGGTGACATTCAATCGGCCACTGGTATTGAAGTAGATGAAAAAGAAACCTCTTCAAATGCAATTTGGCACTGGGTTGAAAGTGAGTGGTTACTTCCACTTTATTATCAAATTCTTACACGGCCACCGGCCGACTTTATTGACGAGCTAGACGATGCTTATGCATTGGTAGGGCAGGATTTAGGCACTGCGCTGAATGGCCAACCCGATTCACTATGGCGTTTGTCACCCGATAACAAAGCCATAGTACTTTCCGCTGCCTACCCTATTTTTATTGAAGGCAACGTAATGGGGGCGGTTATTGTAGAGCAAACCACCAATGGTATTCGTACGTTGCGGAACCGGGCGTTGGAACAGCTCTTTCACGTGATTTTAGCAGTGATGACCATGGGTACTTTAGGGTTACTGCTGTTCGCTACGCGAATTTCAAACCGCATTCGCTCCCTTCGCGATAACACCGAAGCGGTGATAGATGATAATGGCAAAATCATTGGCACCCTTCCGGTTTCAAATCAGCGTGATGAAATTGGTGACTTATCCCGTTCATTTGCGGATGTGCTTTCGCGGTTACAGCAGTACAACTCCTATTTAGAAAACATGGCGTCCCGCTTGTCTCACGAACTTAGAACGCCCATTGCCGTGGTAAAATCGTCGCTGGATATGCTGACTCAGGTTAATGACGCCGACCAACAAGCCGTTTTTGTTGAAAGGGCGCAATCAGGGGTGAACCGCCTAAGCACAATATTAAACAGTATGAGTGAAGCCACCCGATTAGAGCAGGCCATTCAACAAGAAGATTTAGAACCATTCGACTTAGTTAAGGTGATATCTGGGTGTATTGCTGGTTACGAACATGCCTATAGCCATCGACGCTTTAGTTTTACCCACAATACTGATACTGCGCGCATACTTGGTTCCCCTGAACTTACGGCTCAAATGTTCGATAAAATTATCGCTAACGCCGTAGATTTCAGTGAAAAAGAAAGTGAAATCCAAGTCAGTATCACGGTTAAGGACAAGCAAGCTGAGCTAACCATTAGTAATACCGGGCCGCTTCTTCCTGAAGGAATGAGGTCTCAGTTGCTTCAGTCTATGGTGTCGGTGAGAAAAGAAAACGATGTGCAAAATGCCTCTTCACCGCACTTGGGGCTAGGGCTTTACATTGCCAACATCATAATGACCTTCCACAGAGGTCAGTTATCTTTATTCAATCGGAAGGATAGTACAGGTGTAGTCGTCAGCGCGCGCTTTCCTTTGATGTAA
- a CDS encoding outer membrane beta-barrel protein, which translates to MAKDDSRSFQQMGAGHQRYESNGIQLSHAVVIADFMLADSWSAVGVINGYSDGEQKVGFSELYLKYRPLVASSIKPEVKIGAFFPALSAENTDAGWLSPHFLSNSAINSWVGEELRTGGIEVSLRQNGRQIRSHWSWKVLGSVFKGNDSTGTLLSWRGFALHDRQSVYNDRVNFLPIPGVVDEDKLNAPAWTEPFREIDNRFGYYVGVHLAYARKAELRYYYYDNNADPNIVDPDRIYAWHTRFHSLTLRYLPRPELTVFSQVLLGDTLMGEHIVDNDFSSAYIGAAYNLKQLGWEDLTLAMRGDWYQVVDNDDVMYDPNGSRGNAFTVSVRYDITSYLSVSTEWQLNSGHQENLRFFQSDEDYREQLFQLAFTVTL; encoded by the coding sequence GTGGCAAAAGATGATTCGCGGAGCTTTCAGCAAATGGGAGCCGGCCATCAGCGTTATGAAAGTAACGGTATACAGCTCTCTCATGCTGTAGTAATAGCTGACTTTATGTTAGCGGATAGTTGGTCGGCAGTTGGCGTCATCAATGGTTATAGCGATGGGGAACAAAAGGTTGGATTTTCCGAACTTTATCTAAAATATCGCCCGTTAGTCGCATCCAGCATAAAGCCTGAAGTAAAAATAGGGGCATTTTTTCCCGCACTCTCAGCGGAAAATACCGACGCGGGTTGGTTATCGCCTCATTTTCTGAGTAACTCAGCAATTAATAGTTGGGTGGGTGAAGAACTAAGAACGGGCGGTATCGAAGTAAGTCTACGACAAAATGGCAGGCAAATAAGAAGCCACTGGTCATGGAAAGTATTAGGCAGCGTGTTCAAAGGTAATGATTCCACCGGCACTCTGCTTTCTTGGCGAGGGTTTGCCCTTCACGACAGGCAGTCCGTTTATAATGATCGCGTAAACTTCCTCCCCATTCCCGGCGTCGTCGATGAAGATAAGTTAAACGCACCGGCATGGACTGAACCCTTCAGGGAAATTGACAATCGGTTTGGGTACTACGTAGGAGTTCACTTAGCCTATGCTAGAAAGGCCGAGTTGCGTTATTACTATTACGACAATAATGCAGACCCGAACATTGTTGACCCTGACCGTATTTATGCCTGGCATACGCGCTTTCATTCATTAACACTCCGATACTTACCACGACCTGAGTTAACGGTGTTTTCTCAAGTGCTACTAGGTGACACTTTGATGGGGGAGCATATCGTAGACAACGATTTTTCCAGTGCGTATATCGGTGCGGCATACAACCTAAAGCAATTGGGCTGGGAAGATTTAACTTTAGCCATGCGTGGGGACTGGTATCAGGTGGTAGATAACGATGATGTTATGTATGACCCGAATGGAAGCAGAGGTAACGCCTTTACCGTTAGCGTAAGGTACGACATTACCTCTTATTTATCCGTTAGCACAGAATGGCAATTAAATTCAGGGCATCAGGAGAATTTGCGTTTTTTCCAATCCGACGAGGACTATAGAGAGCAACTATTTCAACTGGCATTCACTGTAACTCTGTAG